A single region of the Coregonus clupeaformis isolate EN_2021a chromosome 16, ASM2061545v1, whole genome shotgun sequence genome encodes:
- the LOC121559442 gene encoding mitogen-activated protein kinase kinase kinase kinase 4-like isoform X11 yields MANDSPAKSLVEIDLASLRDPAGIFELVEVVGNGTYGQVYKGRHVKTGQLAAIKVMDVTEDEEEEIKLEINMLKKYSHHRNIATYYGAFIKKSPPGHDDQLWLVMEFCGAGSITDLVKNTKGNQLKEDWIAYISREILRGLAHLHAHHVIHRDIKGQNVLLTENAEVKLVDFGVSAQLDRTVGRRNTFIGTPYWMAPEVIACDENPEATYDYRSDLWSTGITAIEMAEGAPPLCDMHPMRALFLIPRNPPPRLKSKKWSKKFCSFIEGSLVKNYNQRPPTEQLLKHPFIRDQPNERQVRIQLKDHIDRTKKKRGEKDETEYEYSGSEEEEEDAAEQEGEPSSIVNMPGESTLRKDFIRLQQENKERSEALRRQQLLQEQQLREQEEYKRQLLAERQKRIEQQKEQRRRLEEQQRREREMRRQQEREQRRREQEEKRRMEEMERRRKEDDERRRAEEEKRRSDREQEYIRRQLEEEQRHLEILQQQLLHEQAMLLEFKWRELEEQRKAERLHKRLQQEQAYLLSLQHDNKPPQQTQPPQPCEKTKDPKRMSPDSTSKAPQTTCPGPDGDRAPAPQPQFLNNVNAIASRRTSSDNTRSPQTQFLDNVTANAPRRMSSDTTKSPQTMSQDSTTKAPQKLSPDSVDKDSEKTPPDNSDALATQSTDVTKPPQTEGPDGPKSPQTDRSEPSDALGDPQPIREADERFRKNIQGSPQTAPPTKQPPVPPRSEPFSNGSSSSESVPPAMHRPMEPQVQWSHLAALKSSSVAPPPVVSRSHSFSEPVVPSFAHLHLRSQEPHNHHHHPSAAAPSPARTDPQPPTQPPASGPSDEVPPRVPVRTTSRSPVLSRRDSPLQASAPPSNQAVQRSAGSNAEPRLLWDRVEKLVPRPGSGSSSGSSNSSSQAGSGERFRARSSSKSEGSPLQRPDNAAKKPDDKKDFARPNRPADLTALAKELRAVEDVRPHKVTDYSSSSEESGTTDEDDDEEVDQDAADESTSGAEDTRAGRGLSNGETASLKTLLAHDDSENDLTTPSKDGTLVIRQTQSASNTMQKHKSSSSFTPFIDPRLLQVSPSSGSSLNNMAAFGNDGRLADALRADPSRKGSVVNVNPVNTRPQSDTPEIRKYKKRFNSEILCAALWGVNLLVGTESGLMLLDRSGQGKVYPLISRRRIQQMDVLEGLNVLVTISGKKNKLRVYYLSWLRNKILHNDPEVEKKQGWVTVGELEGCVHYKVVKYERIKFLVLALKNSVEVYAWAPKPYHKFMAFKSFGDLVHKPLLVDLTVEEGQRLKVIYGSSNGFHAVDVDSGAVYDIYLPTHIQTNIQSHAIIILPNTDGIELLVCYEDEGVYVNTYGRITKDVVLQWGEMPTSVAYIRSNQIMGWGEKAIEIRSVETGHLDGVFMHKRAQRLKFLCERNDKVFFASVRSGGSSQVYFMTLGRTSLLSW; encoded by the exons gatgaagaggaggaaatCAAACTGGAGATCAATATGCTCAAGAAGTACTCCCATCACAGAAACATTGCCACATACTATGGTGCTTTTATCAAGAAGAGTCCCCCGGGGCATGATGACCAGCTATGG CTTGTGATGGAGTTCTGTGGGGCGGGCTCCATCACAGACCTGGTGAAGAACACTAAAGGCAACCAGCTCAAGGAGGACTGGATCGCCTACATCTCCAGAGAAATCCTCCGG ggaCTGGCCCACCTGCACGCCCACCACGTCATCCACCGTGACATCAAGGGACAGAACGTCCTGCTCACAGAGAACGCCGAGGTCAAGCTTG TGGACTTTGGCGTGAGTGCCCAGTTGGACCGGACGGTGGGGAGGAGGAACACCTTCATCGGGACGCCCTATTGGATGGCGCCCGAGGTCATCGCCTGTGACGAGAACCCTGAGGCCACCTACGACTACAGA agTGACTTGTGGTCCACTGGAATCACTGCCATTGAAATGGCTGAAGGAGCTCCTC CACTGTGCGACATGCATCCGATGCGAGCACTCTTCCTCATCCCAAGGAACCCTCCCCCGCGACTCAAGTCCAAGAAGTG GTCTAAGAAGTTTTGCAGCTTCATCGAGGGCTCCCTGGTGAAGAACTACAACCAGCGCCCCCCCACTGAGCAACTGCTCAAGCACCCTTTCATCAGGGACCAGCCCAACGAGAGGCAGGTCCGCATCCAACTCAAAGACCACATTGACCGCACCAAGAAGAAGAGGGGTGAGAAAG ACGAGACTGAATATGAGTACAGCGGgagtgaggaggaagaggaggatgctGCAGAGCAAGAGGGAGAGCCTAG CTCCATCGTGAACATGCCGGGGGAGTCGACGCTGCGTAAGGACTTCATCCGGCTGCAGCAGGAGAACAAGGAGCGCTCCGAGGCGCTGCGCCGACAGCAGCTCCTGCAGGAGCAGCAGCTCCGGGAGCAGGAGGAGTACAAGCGCCAACTACTGGCAGAGAGGCAGAAACGCATTGAGCAACAGAAGGAGCAGAGGAGGCGACTGGAGGAG CAACAGCGACGCGAGCGCGAGATGAGGAGGCAGCAGGAGCGCGAGCAGCGCCGGCGCGAGCAGGAGGAGAAGAGGCGCATGGAGGAGATGGAAAGACGGCGGAAAGAGGATGACGAGCGCCGGAGGgcggaggaggagaagaggaggagcgaCCGTGAGCAG GAGTACATTCGTCGGCAGCTGGAGGAGGAGCAGAGGCACCTGGAGATCCTGCAGCAGCAGCTCCTCCATGAACAGGCCATGCTCCTG GAGTTCAAATGGCGGGAGCTGGAGGAGCAGCGGAAGGCAGAGCGTCTCCACAAGCGTCTGCAGCAGGAGCAGGCCTATCTGCTGTCCCTCCAGCACGACAATAAACCACCGCAGCAGACACAGCCGCCGCAGCCCTGCGAAAAGACTAAAGACCCCAAGAGAATGTCCCCCGACAGTACTAGTAAAGCCCCTCAGACAACGTGCCCAGGCCCCGATGGCGATCGAGCCCCAGCTCCACAACCCCAGTTCCTCAACAATGTTAATGCTATCGCTTCACGGAGAACGTCCTCCGATAACACTAGGTCCCCACAAACCCAGTTCCTGGACAATGTTACTGCTAATGCCCCACGGAGAATGTCCTCGGATACCACAAAGTCCCCACAAACCATGTCCCAGGATAGTACTACTAAGGCCCCTCAAAAACTGTCCCCAGACAGTGTTGATAAAGACTCAGAAAAGACCCCCCCTGACAATAGCGATGCCCTAGCCACCCAGTCCACAGACGTTACTAAACCCCCACAAACAGAGGGCCCAGACGGCCCCAAGTCCCCACAGACAGACCGCTCGGAGCCTAGCGACGCTCTCGGTGATCCTCAGCCAATCAGAGAG GCCGACGAGCGCTTCCGAAAGAACATTCAGGGCTCCCCCCAGACCGCCCCACCCACCAAGCAGCCCCCCGTTCCCCCCCGCTCCGAACCCTTCTCTAACGGCAGCTCCTCCTCCGAGTCTGTCCCGCCTGCCATGCACCGGCCCATGGAACCACAG gTCCAGTGGTCCCACCTGGCCGCTCTTAAGAGCAGCAGCGTCGCCCCGCCCCCCGTCGTGTCTCGTTCCCATTCCTTCAGTGAACCCGTGGTTCCTAGTTTTGCACATCTCCATCTGCGCTCCCAGGAGCCCCACAACCACCACCATCACCCCTCTGCTGCTGCACCATCACCTGCACGCACTGACCCCCAGCCCCCGACCCAGCCCCCCGCCTCGGGCCCCAGCGACGAGGTGCCCCCCAGG GTTCCAGTGAGGACAACGTCCAGGTCCCCTGTGCTGTCACGTAGAGACTCTCCTCTCCAGGCCTCTGCCCCGCCTAGCAACCAGGCAGTACAGAGGAGCGCCGGCAG TAATGCGGAGCCACGTCTGCTGTGGGACCGAGTGGAGAAGCTGGTTCCCAGGCCCGGCAGTGGCAGCTCCTCTGGATCCTCCAACTCCAGCTCCCAGGCCGGCTCTGGGGAGAGGTTCAGAGCACgct CATCGTCTAAGTCTGAGGGTTCCCCACTGCAACGCCCCGACAACGCTGCCAAAAAGCCTGACGACAAGAAGGACTTTGCCCGACCCAACCGGCCAGCC GACCTGACGGCCCTGGCCAAAGAGCTGCGGGCGGTGGAGGATGTGCGGCCCCACAAGGTGACCGACTACTCCTCTTCCAGCGAGGAGTCCGGCACCACCGACGAAGACGATGATGAAGAAGTGGACCAGGACGCAGCAGACGAGTCCACCTCGGGAGCAGAAGATACCAGGGCCGG GAGAGGGCTGAGTAACGGAGAGACTGCATCCCTGAAGACCTTGCTGGCCCACGACGACTCAGAGAACGACCTCACCACACCCTCCAAGGATGGCACCTTGGTCATCAGACAG ACCCAATCGGCCAGCAACACCATGCAGAAACACAAGTCTTCCTCATCCTTCACCCCCTTCATCGACCCGCGCCTCCTGCAGGTCTCCCCCTCCAGCGGCAGCTCCCTCAACAACATGG CGGCCTTTGGGAACGACGGGCGGCTGGCGGACGCCCTGAGGGCTGACCCGTCCCGTAAGGGCTCCGTGGTCAATGTGAACCCGGTCAACACACGCCCCCAGAGCGACACGCCGGAGATCCGCAAGTACAAGAAGAGGTTCAACTCTGAGATCCTGTGTGCTGCACTATGGG GTGTCAACCTGCTGGTGGGGACAGAGAGTGGTCTGATGCTGCTGGACCGTAGCGGTCAGGGGAAGGTCTACCCCCTCATCAGCCGACGGCGCATCCAACAGATGGACGTCCTGGAGGGACTCAATGTCCTGGTCACTATATCAG ggaagaaGAATAAGTTGCGTGTGTACTACCTGTCATGGCTGAGGAACAAGATTTTGCACAACGACCCAGAGGTTGAGAAGAAGCAGGGCTGGGTCACTGTAGGAGAGCTGGAGGGCTGCGTGCACTACAAAGTCG TGAAATATGAGAGGATCAAGTTCTTGGTCCTTGCCTTGAAGAACTCTGTGGAGGTCTATGCATGGGCGCCCAAGCCGTACCACAAGTTCATGGCCTTCAAG TCGTTTGGTGACCTGGTGCACAAGCCCCTGTTGGTTGACCTGACGGTGGAGGAGGGTCAGAGGTTAAAGGTCATCTACGGCTCCAGCAACGGCTTCCACGCCGTGGACGTGGACTCTGGGGCGGTGTACGACATCTACCTGCCCACACAC ATCCAGACCAATATACAGTCCCATGCCATCATCATCCTGCCCAACACGGATGGCATTGAGCTGCTGGTGTGTTATGAGGATGAGGGCGTCTATGTCAACACCTACGGACGCATCACCAAAGACGTGGTCCTGCAGTGGGGCGAGATGCCCACCTCAGTGG CCTACATTAGGTCCAACCAGATCATGGGCTGGGGGGAGAAGGCCATAGAGATCAGGTCTGTGGAGACAGGACACCTGGACGGGGTCTTCATGCACAAGAGAGCCCAGAGACTCAAGTTCCTGTGTGAAAGGAACGACAAG GTGTTCTTTGCGTCGGTGCGCTCTGGAGGTTCCAGCCAGGTCTACTTCATGACCCTGGGCCGTACCTCCCTGCTTAGCTGGTAG
- the LOC121559442 gene encoding TRAF2 and NCK-interacting protein kinase-like isoform X4, with protein MANDSPAKSLVEIDLASLRDPAGIFELVEVVGNGTYGQVYKGRHVKTGQLAAIKVMDVTEDEEEEIKLEINMLKKYSHHRNIATYYGAFIKKSPPGHDDQLWLVMEFCGAGSITDLVKNTKGNQLKEDWIAYISREILRGLAHLHAHHVIHRDIKGQNVLLTENAEVKLVDFGVSAQLDRTVGRRNTFIGTPYWMAPEVIACDENPEATYDYRSDLWSTGITAIEMAEGAPPLCDMHPMRALFLIPRNPPPRLKSKKWSKKFCSFIEGSLVKNYNQRPPTEQLLKHPFIRDQPNERQVRIQLKDHIDRTKKKRGEKDETEYEYSGSEEEEEDAAEQEGEPSSIVNMPGESTLRKDFIRLQQENKERSEALRRQQLLQEQQLREQEEYKRQLLAERQKRIEQQKEQRRRLEEQQRREREMRRQQEREQRRREQEEKRRMEEMERRRKEDDERRRAEEEKRRSDREQEYIRRQLEEEQRHLEILQQQLLHEQAMLLEFKWRELEEQRKAERLHKRLQQEQAYLLSLQHDNKPPQQTQPPQPCEKTKDPKRMSPDSTSKAPQTTCPGPDGDRAPAPQPQFLNNVNAIASRRTSSDNTRSPQTQFLDNVTANAPRRMSSDTTKSPQTMSQDSTTKAPQKLSPDSVDKDSEKTPPDNSDALATQSTDVTKPPQTEGPDGPKSPQTDRSEPSDALGDPQPIREADERFRKNIQGSPQTAPPTKQPPVPPRSEPFSNGSSSSESVPPAMHRPMEPQVPVRTTSRSPVLSRRDSPLQASAPPSNQAVQRSAGSNAEPRLLWDRVEKLVPRPGSGSSSGSSNSSSQAGSGERFRARSSSKSEGSPLQRPDNAAKKPDDKKDFARPNRPAGDVDLTALAKELRAVEDVRPHKVTDYSSSSEESGTTDEDDDEEVDQDAADESTSGAEDTRAGRGLSNGETASLKTLLAHDDSENDLTTPSKDGTLVIRQSVGDKKRPPVNVSSSSSGPSAAHGQAVQAHTPHGPGNGHQEKNGFAGRIHLLPDLIQQSHHSPTSSTSSSISNSPSSSSLVSPAMSPQIPLDKLTAIETQSASNTMQKHKSSSSFTPFIDPRLLQVSPSSGSSLNNMAAFGNDGRLADALRADPSRKGSVVNVNPVNTRPQSDTPEIRKYKKRFNSEILCAALWGVNLLVGTESGLMLLDRSGQGKVYPLISRRRIQQMDVLEGLNVLVTISGKKNKLRVYYLSWLRNKILHNDPEVEKKQGWVTVGELEGCVHYKVVKYERIKFLVLALKNSVEVYAWAPKPYHKFMAFKSFGDLVHKPLLVDLTVEEGQRLKVIYGSSNGFHAVDVDSGAVYDIYLPTHIQTNIQSHAIIILPNTDGIELLVCYEDEGVYVNTYGRITKDVVLQWGEMPTSVAYIRSNQIMGWGEKAIEIRSVETGHLDGVFMHKRAQRLKFLCERNDKVFFASVRSGGSSQVYFMTLGRTSLLSW; from the exons gatgaagaggaggaaatCAAACTGGAGATCAATATGCTCAAGAAGTACTCCCATCACAGAAACATTGCCACATACTATGGTGCTTTTATCAAGAAGAGTCCCCCGGGGCATGATGACCAGCTATGG CTTGTGATGGAGTTCTGTGGGGCGGGCTCCATCACAGACCTGGTGAAGAACACTAAAGGCAACCAGCTCAAGGAGGACTGGATCGCCTACATCTCCAGAGAAATCCTCCGG ggaCTGGCCCACCTGCACGCCCACCACGTCATCCACCGTGACATCAAGGGACAGAACGTCCTGCTCACAGAGAACGCCGAGGTCAAGCTTG TGGACTTTGGCGTGAGTGCCCAGTTGGACCGGACGGTGGGGAGGAGGAACACCTTCATCGGGACGCCCTATTGGATGGCGCCCGAGGTCATCGCCTGTGACGAGAACCCTGAGGCCACCTACGACTACAGA agTGACTTGTGGTCCACTGGAATCACTGCCATTGAAATGGCTGAAGGAGCTCCTC CACTGTGCGACATGCATCCGATGCGAGCACTCTTCCTCATCCCAAGGAACCCTCCCCCGCGACTCAAGTCCAAGAAGTG GTCTAAGAAGTTTTGCAGCTTCATCGAGGGCTCCCTGGTGAAGAACTACAACCAGCGCCCCCCCACTGAGCAACTGCTCAAGCACCCTTTCATCAGGGACCAGCCCAACGAGAGGCAGGTCCGCATCCAACTCAAAGACCACATTGACCGCACCAAGAAGAAGAGGGGTGAGAAAG ACGAGACTGAATATGAGTACAGCGGgagtgaggaggaagaggaggatgctGCAGAGCAAGAGGGAGAGCCTAG CTCCATCGTGAACATGCCGGGGGAGTCGACGCTGCGTAAGGACTTCATCCGGCTGCAGCAGGAGAACAAGGAGCGCTCCGAGGCGCTGCGCCGACAGCAGCTCCTGCAGGAGCAGCAGCTCCGGGAGCAGGAGGAGTACAAGCGCCAACTACTGGCAGAGAGGCAGAAACGCATTGAGCAACAGAAGGAGCAGAGGAGGCGACTGGAGGAG CAACAGCGACGCGAGCGCGAGATGAGGAGGCAGCAGGAGCGCGAGCAGCGCCGGCGCGAGCAGGAGGAGAAGAGGCGCATGGAGGAGATGGAAAGACGGCGGAAAGAGGATGACGAGCGCCGGAGGgcggaggaggagaagaggaggagcgaCCGTGAGCAG GAGTACATTCGTCGGCAGCTGGAGGAGGAGCAGAGGCACCTGGAGATCCTGCAGCAGCAGCTCCTCCATGAACAGGCCATGCTCCTG GAGTTCAAATGGCGGGAGCTGGAGGAGCAGCGGAAGGCAGAGCGTCTCCACAAGCGTCTGCAGCAGGAGCAGGCCTATCTGCTGTCCCTCCAGCACGACAATAAACCACCGCAGCAGACACAGCCGCCGCAGCCCTGCGAAAAGACTAAAGACCCCAAGAGAATGTCCCCCGACAGTACTAGTAAAGCCCCTCAGACAACGTGCCCAGGCCCCGATGGCGATCGAGCCCCAGCTCCACAACCCCAGTTCCTCAACAATGTTAATGCTATCGCTTCACGGAGAACGTCCTCCGATAACACTAGGTCCCCACAAACCCAGTTCCTGGACAATGTTACTGCTAATGCCCCACGGAGAATGTCCTCGGATACCACAAAGTCCCCACAAACCATGTCCCAGGATAGTACTACTAAGGCCCCTCAAAAACTGTCCCCAGACAGTGTTGATAAAGACTCAGAAAAGACCCCCCCTGACAATAGCGATGCCCTAGCCACCCAGTCCACAGACGTTACTAAACCCCCACAAACAGAGGGCCCAGACGGCCCCAAGTCCCCACAGACAGACCGCTCGGAGCCTAGCGACGCTCTCGGTGATCCTCAGCCAATCAGAGAG GCCGACGAGCGCTTCCGAAAGAACATTCAGGGCTCCCCCCAGACCGCCCCACCCACCAAGCAGCCCCCCGTTCCCCCCCGCTCCGAACCCTTCTCTAACGGCAGCTCCTCCTCCGAGTCTGTCCCGCCTGCCATGCACCGGCCCATGGAACCACAG GTTCCAGTGAGGACAACGTCCAGGTCCCCTGTGCTGTCACGTAGAGACTCTCCTCTCCAGGCCTCTGCCCCGCCTAGCAACCAGGCAGTACAGAGGAGCGCCGGCAG TAATGCGGAGCCACGTCTGCTGTGGGACCGAGTGGAGAAGCTGGTTCCCAGGCCCGGCAGTGGCAGCTCCTCTGGATCCTCCAACTCCAGCTCCCAGGCCGGCTCTGGGGAGAGGTTCAGAGCACgct CATCGTCTAAGTCTGAGGGTTCCCCACTGCAACGCCCCGACAACGCTGCCAAAAAGCCTGACGACAAGAAGGACTTTGCCCGACCCAACCGGCCAGCC GGTGACGTG GACCTGACGGCCCTGGCCAAAGAGCTGCGGGCGGTGGAGGATGTGCGGCCCCACAAGGTGACCGACTACTCCTCTTCCAGCGAGGAGTCCGGCACCACCGACGAAGACGATGATGAAGAAGTGGACCAGGACGCAGCAGACGAGTCCACCTCGGGAGCAGAAGATACCAGGGCCGG GAGAGGGCTGAGTAACGGAGAGACTGCATCCCTGAAGACCTTGCTGGCCCACGACGACTCAGAGAACGACCTCACCACACCCTCCAAGGATGGCACCTTGGTCATCAGACAG AGCGTGGGCGACAAAAAACGCCCGCCGGTCAAtgtctcttcatcctcctccggTCCCAGTGCGGCTCACGGTCAAGCCGTTCAAGCACACACTCCTCACGGTCCTGGTAACGGTCACCAGGAGAAAAACGGCTTTGCCGGCCGCATTCACTTGCTGCCAGACCTTATTCAGCAGAGCCACCACTCCCCcacctcttccacctcctcttcAATCTCcaactccccctcctcctccagcctTGTCAGCCCAGCCATGTCCCCCCAGATCCCCCTGGACAAGCTCACTGCCATCGAG ACCCAATCGGCCAGCAACACCATGCAGAAACACAAGTCTTCCTCATCCTTCACCCCCTTCATCGACCCGCGCCTCCTGCAGGTCTCCCCCTCCAGCGGCAGCTCCCTCAACAACATGG CGGCCTTTGGGAACGACGGGCGGCTGGCGGACGCCCTGAGGGCTGACCCGTCCCGTAAGGGCTCCGTGGTCAATGTGAACCCGGTCAACACACGCCCCCAGAGCGACACGCCGGAGATCCGCAAGTACAAGAAGAGGTTCAACTCTGAGATCCTGTGTGCTGCACTATGGG GTGTCAACCTGCTGGTGGGGACAGAGAGTGGTCTGATGCTGCTGGACCGTAGCGGTCAGGGGAAGGTCTACCCCCTCATCAGCCGACGGCGCATCCAACAGATGGACGTCCTGGAGGGACTCAATGTCCTGGTCACTATATCAG ggaagaaGAATAAGTTGCGTGTGTACTACCTGTCATGGCTGAGGAACAAGATTTTGCACAACGACCCAGAGGTTGAGAAGAAGCAGGGCTGGGTCACTGTAGGAGAGCTGGAGGGCTGCGTGCACTACAAAGTCG TGAAATATGAGAGGATCAAGTTCTTGGTCCTTGCCTTGAAGAACTCTGTGGAGGTCTATGCATGGGCGCCCAAGCCGTACCACAAGTTCATGGCCTTCAAG TCGTTTGGTGACCTGGTGCACAAGCCCCTGTTGGTTGACCTGACGGTGGAGGAGGGTCAGAGGTTAAAGGTCATCTACGGCTCCAGCAACGGCTTCCACGCCGTGGACGTGGACTCTGGGGCGGTGTACGACATCTACCTGCCCACACAC ATCCAGACCAATATACAGTCCCATGCCATCATCATCCTGCCCAACACGGATGGCATTGAGCTGCTGGTGTGTTATGAGGATGAGGGCGTCTATGTCAACACCTACGGACGCATCACCAAAGACGTGGTCCTGCAGTGGGGCGAGATGCCCACCTCAGTGG CCTACATTAGGTCCAACCAGATCATGGGCTGGGGGGAGAAGGCCATAGAGATCAGGTCTGTGGAGACAGGACACCTGGACGGGGTCTTCATGCACAAGAGAGCCCAGAGACTCAAGTTCCTGTGTGAAAGGAACGACAAG GTGTTCTTTGCGTCGGTGCGCTCTGGAGGTTCCAGCCAGGTCTACTTCATGACCCTGGGCCGTACCTCCCTGCTTAGCTGGTAG